Below is a genomic region from Kribbella qitaiheensis.
CCGGCGGCATGGTGCTCACCGACATCCCGGTCGGCCATGTGGTGCCGGTCGAGCATGCCCGGATGGAGAACCGGACCGTGCTGCAGTGGGACAAGGACGACTGCGCCTGGATGGGGCTGGTGAAGTTCGACCTGCTCGGGCTGGGGATGCTGGCCGCGCTGCAGTACGCGATGGACCTGGTCCGCAAGTTCCTCGGCGAGGACTGGAACCTGGACACCATCCCCAAGGAGGAGCGCGGCGTCTACGACCAACTCTGCAAGGCGGACTCGGTCGGGGTGTTCCAGGTGGAGAGCCGGGCCCAGATGAGCACGCTGCCCCGGTTGCGGCCGCGCAGTTTCTACGACCTGGCGATCGAGGTGGCGCTGATCCGGCCCGGTCCGATCCAGGGCGGCGCGGTGCACCCGTTCATCCGCCGCAAGATGGGGGAGGAGCCGATCACCTATCTGCACCCCGCCTTGGAGCCGGTGCTGGAACGCACGCTCGGGGTGCCGCTGTTCCAGGAGCAGTTGATGCAGATCGCGATGACGGTCGGCGGCTGCACCGGCGAGGACGCGGATCTGCTCCGCCGCGCGATGGGGTCCAAGCGCGGGGTGGAGAAGATCTCGTCGCTGAAGGCCAAGCTGTACGACGGGATGGCGGCGAGCGGGATCACCGGCGAGACAGCCGACCAGATCTACGAGAAGATCGAGGCGTTCGCGAACTTCGGCTTCGCCGAGTCGCACTCGATCAGCTTCGCCCTCCTCGTCTACGCCAGCACCTGGCTCCGCCTGCACTACCCAGCCGCCTTCCTGGCCGCCCTCCTCCGCGCCCAACCCATGGGCTTCTACTCCCCCCAGTCCCTGGTAGCCGACGCCCGCCGCCACGGCGTAACAGTCCACCGCCCCGACCTACACCTCTCCCAAACCCACGCCACCCTCGAACCCCTCACCCCACCACCCGCCCCGCCCTTGCCCACGTCGGGTTCCCCGCTCACCCCCACCCCGTCCTCGCCCACGTTGGGCTCACCGGTCAGCACCGCCCCGTCCTCGCCCACGTTGGGTTCCCCGCTCACCCCCACCCCGTCCTCGCCCACGTCGGGCTCACCGGTCAGCACCACCGCGCCCTCAACCACCCCGGACTCCCCGCCCACCTCCGCCCCGTCCTCACCACCCGCCTCCGCTCTTGTTGTTGCTACAGGCAACGACTCTTGTCTGGAGAAGATGCAGCCCGCGGTGGGGGAGTTCGACCCGAAGGTGCCGTTCGACTCCGACCTGCATCGGCGGGACGGGCAGTTGACGGTGCGACTCGGGTTGGCGGGGGTGAAGTCGATCGGGGTGACGGTGGCGACCACCATCGTCGAGGAGCGGGAGAAGAACGGGCCGTACACGGACATGGCGGAGCTGGTTCGCCGGACCGGGCTGACCGCGGTACAGGTGGAGGCACTGGCGACGGCGGGGGCGTTCGACTCGTTCGGGTTGTCCCGGCGGCAGGCGCTGTGGAATGCGGGCCGCGCTGCCGAGGAACGACCGGGACACCTGTCCGGCGTGAGCAACTCGGGTCCGCCACCGATGCTGCCAGGGATGACCGAGATGGAGACGACGATGGCCGATCTCTGGGCGACCGGGATCTCACCGGACGACCACCCGATCCGGCACGTCCGGCCGAGCCTCGACGCCCGCGGCGTCCTGCCCGCGAACCAGCTTTCCACCGCCGAGGACGGCACCCGGGTGTACGTCGGGGGAGTGGTCACGCACCGCCAACGCCCCGCCACCGCAGCCGGCGTCACCTTCCTCAACCTGGAGGACGAGACCGGCATGATCAACATCGTCTGCTCCAACGGCGTCTGGAACCGCTACCGCCGGATCGCCCGGGAGTCCAGCGCCATGATCATCCGAGGCCGCCTCGAACGCTCCACCGGCGTCACCAACCTCGTCGCCGACAAACTGGAACGCCTACCCCTGGCCGCCAAAACCACCTCCCGCGACTTCCGCTGACCGCTGGTGGTTCTGGGGTCGGCGGCAGGGCTGCGGTCAGCGAATCACGTCATCGATTCGGGCATCGCGCCGCCGCACAGGATTGAGGTAGCCTGCCCCGGCCGGAGAATGTACAGGGCGGACGGTCGTTGGACGGCGGTCCGCGGGACCTCTGATCGGCAAGCCAGCAAGACCTGGGAGGAGAGCCGACGATGCTCGATCGCGAGGAGTCACGAAAGCACATTGCCGAGGCGCTCGGCGGCCGTCCTGGGGCGCCACTGAACGATGCGGAACGGGTCGAGCGCGAGCGTGTGCGGGACCTGATCCAGGCTGTGGCCGCTTGCTACAACACGCTCGCCAGCCGGGAGACGGACACCGGGCGGCGGACCGGCCTGGTCGCGAGACTCTCGCGCCACGACGACGAATTCCGCCGGCGGGAGACGATGTCGGCCGATGAACGCGCCGAGGTGCTGCGCACCTACCCCGACCTACTGGACCGCCTTCGGGTGGAGATCGGCGAGTGACCGCCGACGCCGTCCTGACCCCGGCCGAGGCTGAAGCAGTAGTGGCTCGCCGGCTGGCCCAGATCACGCCGCGGCAATTGCCCGCGCGGGCAGTTGGCGAACGACCAATCCTGGTGCTGATCGGTGGCCAGCCGGCCGCTGGAAAGTCGACCGTCCAGGGGCTCGTCCAGGTCGCCCTCGATGCCGATCGGATCGCGTCGTACGACCGGGACGACGACCCTGCAGCCCATCCGCGGTACGACGCGATCATGCGGGCGAACGGTGTCCAGGGCAACGATCTCGTCGCCGGCGGCCTCCCGGCGGACCTGCGCGATCGCTGCCTCGACGAACTGCGCTCACAGCGGTACGACGTCATCGCCAGCAGCCCACTGCAGTCGGAGGCGACGGCCGGGTACTGGGTGGACGGCTTCGGTCCTGCGGGCTATCGGATCGCGGTCGTCTACATCGCCACCAACGAGGCCAACAGTCTGCTCGGGATGGCCGACAGGTACCAACGGGCGAAGGACACCGTCGGCGTCGGCCGTTGGCTGGAGCCGGTACTGCACGACCGCGCCTACGCCGGTATGCCGGACGCGGCACATGCACTGGAAACTCAGGGGCGCGTCGACGACATCTACGTCGTCGATCGTGACGGCAACGTGCTGTACGAGAACCATCGCGTCGACGGTGGTGTCATGCAGCCACCGCACGGTGCCCGGGACATGATCGTCGCCGAGCGTAACCGCCCACCTACACCGGCCGAACACCAGCGCTTCCTCGCAACCGCCCTCCCATTGGTCAGGCGGGGCCACGAGTTGGAGCCTGTGGTTTACGACCTGGTCCAGGTCGCGATGCGCAAGCAGCACGAGCGGCCCGGGATCCAGTCGCTGACGCGTGCGGTGGCACCCGGGCATCGCCTCGACCAGCGGCTGGTCGACCTCCAACGGATCACCGGCTCCGGGGTAGCACCACCGCGCCCGATCCCATCACCCGGACCGGCGCAGTCGGCCCGCGGTCACTTGGGACGGACGTCGTCGGGAGAGTCGCTGGACCGCTGAGCTGACCAGGTCCATAAGCCCCCGGTCGTCGGACTACCACAACACGCCGACAGACAGCCCGGCTGTCCCCCTTGCCCGCTGGGCTTTCCGACGGCACGCGTTGTCCGGTCAACATGCTGGAACCGCTACCGGCGGATCGCCCGGGAGTCCAGCGCCATGATCATCCGCGGCCGCCTCGAACGCTCCCAGGGCGTCACCAACCTGGTCGCCGACAAACTGGAACGCCTCCCCCTAGCCGCCAAAACCACCTCCCGAGACTTCCGCTGAGCCGCCGCCAACGGTTAGTTGAGCACCGCGAGCAGGACCACCAGCAGGAACACGGCGAAGATCGTCCCGAGTAGGCCGAGGAGCACGCCGATGCCGTTCCGCTTCACCTTGTGGTGGCCGATGCTCCCGGCGGAGGCGAACTGGTGGTACGGCGACGCATAGAACACCGGCACCACCTGGTTCGGCCGCACGGTGCAGTCGAGCGAAGCCCTGCCGTAGGCGCGCATCCACTGCGAGTGGATGTCGACGTGCAGCGGTCCGGCAAAGACCGGGATGTCGTTCCGGCCGTACTTGACCGGCACCGGGTAGCCGTTCAGGTGCACCGTGGGCGGGATCATGTTGCTCGTCATCGCGCTGCCCTGGATGGTCAAGTGCAGCATCCCCATCGGACCCTGCGGCTGGTACTGCTGCGGCGGGTGCGGCTGGAACTGCGGCGGCTGCTGCTGGTAGCTCATGACGCCCAACGATAGAGCCACTGGGCAGGTGAGGTCCTACCAGTACCCGGAGCAGGTGACACGTAGCCTGGAGTGTGGACGATCTTGCCGGGCAGGTCAGGCTCTGGGTGCAGAAGTGGCGCTGGTATCAGCGCAATGCGTTGCCGTGGAATCGGATCCGGATTCACTGGCAACTGATGCGCCGGGAGGCCTTTGCCCGGTGGCCGTTGCACGGCAATGTGCTCGAAGCTCTCCAGGACGGCCGGCTGGAGGTCGGTGCCAACACGATGTTCGAGCCGG
It encodes:
- a CDS encoding error-prone DNA polymerase; this encodes MGWDNPPIPWSELERKLSGRSRPPAPADELFEADGGDGPAWSRHRPPYDPDPVDKPRRPDGPVVPYAELHCHSYYSFLDGASSPEHLVEESVRLGLHALALTDHDGFYGVVRMAEAAEEYDDLQTVFGAELSLELTKPQNGMADPEGSHLLVLAEQQQGYHRLAGAITEAQLRGQEKGRPVYDLEELAAIGEDSWLILTGCRKGLVRRALELGGQAEGPAAAARELDRLTALFGKDRVVVELIDHGLPLDTTRNAVLARLAAAEGLPVVATNNVHYSQPRRHKLAAAVAAVRARRSLDAMDGWLPPAGTAHLRSGEEMLARFRRYDGAVARSVELADQLAFSLRAAKPSLPHQEVPQGYDSMRWLKKLCRDGVKKRYADKPAELKAEAEARVERELQVISDLKFPGYFLIVRDIVMFAKRQGILYQGRGSAANSVVCYALEITAIDPVFYNLPFERFLSSARDEEPDIDVDFDSDRREEVIQYVYGKYGRRNAAQVANVITYRPKLAVRDMAKALGFSTGQQDAWSKQVDAWGAVRSSADHDIPPSVVALAEDLLKFPRHLGIHSGGMVLTDIPVGHVVPVEHARMENRTVLQWDKDDCAWMGLVKFDLLGLGMLAALQYAMDLVRKFLGEDWNLDTIPKEERGVYDQLCKADSVGVFQVESRAQMSTLPRLRPRSFYDLAIEVALIRPGPIQGGAVHPFIRRKMGEEPITYLHPALEPVLERTLGVPLFQEQLMQIAMTVGGCTGEDADLLRRAMGSKRGVEKISSLKAKLYDGMAASGITGETADQIYEKIEAFANFGFAESHSISFALLVYASTWLRLHYPAAFLAALLRAQPMGFYSPQSLVADARRHGVTVHRPDLHLSQTHATLEPLTPPPAPPLPTSGSPLTPTPSSPTLGSPVSTAPSSPTLGSPLTPTPSSPTSGSPVSTTAPSTTPDSPPTSAPSSPPASALVVATGNDSCLEKMQPAVGEFDPKVPFDSDLHRRDGQLTVRLGLAGVKSIGVTVATTIVEEREKNGPYTDMAELVRRTGLTAVQVEALATAGAFDSFGLSRRQALWNAGRAAEERPGHLSGVSNSGPPPMLPGMTEMETTMADLWATGISPDDHPIRHVRPSLDARGVLPANQLSTAEDGTRVYVGGVVTHRQRPATAAGVTFLNLEDETGMINIVCSNGVWNRYRRIARESSAMIIRGRLERSTGVTNLVADKLERLPLAAKTTSRDFR
- a CDS encoding zeta toxin family protein; protein product: MTADAVLTPAEAEAVVARRLAQITPRQLPARAVGERPILVLIGGQPAAGKSTVQGLVQVALDADRIASYDRDDDPAAHPRYDAIMRANGVQGNDLVAGGLPADLRDRCLDELRSQRYDVIASSPLQSEATAGYWVDGFGPAGYRIAVVYIATNEANSLLGMADRYQRAKDTVGVGRWLEPVLHDRAYAGMPDAAHALETQGRVDDIYVVDRDGNVLYENHRVDGGVMQPPHGARDMIVAERNRPPTPAEHQRFLATALPLVRRGHELEPVVYDLVQVAMRKQHERPGIQSLTRAVAPGHRLDQRLVDLQRITGSGVAPPRPIPSPGPAQSARGHLGRTSSGESLDR